Genomic segment of bacterium:
GTCTTTAATTTAGGCAAAGAAATAATCACATCAACTTCTAGGGCCGGTTTAACCAGATACAAGCTTTTGAGCACTCTCCCCTCAGGATTTTCAATCTTAACCGATTTTTCTTTTTCAAAGCTAATTATCTTTGCCCCGGCCTCAAGGGCGGCCTGGCCAACACCCGTGACTTGAAGTAATTTTTCAGTACTGGTAAAAGGAGTTCCGGGGCTGTCTCCCACCAGTGGTATGCCTCCGGCTTCTTTGACCAATTTAATCATAGCCTTGACCACCGCCGGATGAGTGGTAACGGCCTTATCCGGCGGGGTAGGTGAAAGGAGATTTGGTTTTAAAAGGACTTTTTGTCCGGGTTTAACAAATTGAGTTAATCCCCCCAGACGTTCTATTCCTTCCCTGACCGCTTTTTCTACCTCGAATTCTTTATATGTCTTACAGCGAACAATGGAAACAGGGCTCTGGTTCATGGGAATAATTTTCGCCAAGCTGGACTGGTGCCTTGTCACGTTTGAATTTGTGGGTAAAGCCTCTTTCCCCTCACCTTAATCCTCTCCTCTGAGGGGAGAGAGTAAGGTGAGGGAGATTGCTTCTCCAAAAGACCAACCTATCAAATCAAATCTGACAGGGTATGAGAGAGGTTATGTTACCTCGATGCTCAACACAACCGCCAGAGCTTTGATAATTGCTTGCATTGCTGTATCAGAAAGCTTCCCCAAACGCCGGACAAACCGTTCCTGTGCCACCGAACGCACCTGAAAGGCATCCGCTGCAGACGTCTTCTCTAACCCATTCTCTGCATCAGGCTCTATCTGAACCATCCACGGTGCAATAGTATAGCGATCTTTCCAATCGGTAAGAGGAACGATTACCTTCAGGGGTAGAATTCCGATAGCATCATCGTTCACAATGATTGCTGGGCGCATCTTCTGAATCTCAGCCCCAACCGTTGGATCCAAATTGATGAACCAGATTTCACCCCTACACATGAAAATTCTCACCGTCAAGCACCGTGAAGATGGTCAATTCTCCCCCACCTGAATAATCTGGTAGAAGAGCTGCAGCCGCTGCGGCTAATTGCTGTCTTCTTTCTGTTGGGACAAACGGTTGTTCCACCTGTTGAAGATCTTTACGTATTAACTGTAAGGCGGCTTCGATGATCGTTAGGCGTTCTGTAATCGTGAGATTCTTAAGCTCTTTCAGAATTACTCTCTGTGTCATATGACCTCCTCTTTTGAAATGATAGACGACATATATTGCGGATATACTGACTTATCCCAACCTCTTTCTAATCTCTCGTAAAGAGAGGCGTTCTCTCCTTAGCTCAATAATCTTCTTTAGCCTTTCAAAGGTTGATGATGCGGCAAAAAGTCTTAAAGAACAGAAAAATCACCTAAAAGGCAGAAATGTGGTTTTCTATAATAGACTGATTGGGCTATAGTTACCTCAATGCTCCTCTGTGCTCTCTGTGTTCTCTGTGGTGAAATCTTGACTTTCTGCCTAACCATCAAAGGTTGAATTGTCAAATCAAATCTAACAGGCACTTGGCGGCCGGGGCCGGGCATTTCTTCATAGGCTAAAGTAGCGGCTCAATTTTTCTCTAAGGAATAGCCGGGCACGATGGAGCCTTGATTTGACGGCTGGAATAGATAGGTGAAGTATCCGGGCAACCTCTTGAGTCTTAAGGTCTTCAATATCCCGCAGCACCAGAACTTCGCGATAGCCCTCCGGAAGATCAGTAATGGTCTGGCTCAGCACAGATTTGAATTCTTTAGATAAAAAGACCTCTTCGGGATTCTTTGACCAGTCCTCTATTTGCCTGGGCACTTCCCCCTCTTCGGTGGCGATAAGTTCATCCAGGGAAGCCGAGACTTGAGGTTCTTTCTTCCTGAGCCGACCAAGACATACATTGGTAGCTATCCGATAAAGCCAGGTGGAAAAGCCGGCTTCACCCCTGAAGCCGTCCAGGGATTTATAAACCCTGAGAAAGGTCTCCTGAAGCACATCTTCTGCTTCCTCAAAAGAACCCATCATATTGTAGGCCAAAGAATAAATCCTGGTTTCGTATCTTCTGACTAACTCGCTAAAGGCAGAGGGATTCCCTGCCTGACTTTGGTTAACCAATTCCAGGTCTGACGGCCGGGGCGACAGGGGAAGAGGTTTAATTAAGGGAAGAGATTGAATCTGCTTAACGGGCCGGGTCATATTACCTTACCAATCCTCCTCAGTTGTACCACGGCGTTGTTTCATCATCAGTCTTCGCTTAATCTGAGCCTCCCTTTCTTTATCTTTAAAGGCCTCCAGCAGTCGTTCAGCATCTTCCTTGGACATCTTAGCTTCTTTAGCTTCCTGGAAGGGCTCTGCCTCTTTTTCTCCTTTTTCTTCCTTTCTCTTGTCTGCCTCTTTCCCTTTCTTCTCTGCCTCTTTTTTCTCGCCTTCTTTCCCTGCATCCGCCCTGGTGTCAGAGCCATCACTTTTTTTCTGATCTTCCTTACTTCTCGGCGTCTGCTCCCCCTGGCCTGCTTTGTCCTGGCCTTGCTTTGGCTGTTCCGGCTGTTCTTTTAATCTTTGTTGAACGAATTGCAGATTATATTTGGCATCTTTATCAGAGGGATCAATATCCAACGACTTCTTGTAATAAGTGATCGCTTCAGAAAGTCTTCCCAGTTTATAAGCGCAGTTGCCCAGGTTATAATAAGTCTTGGCCTGAATAGAAGGATCTGAAGAGTTAACTGCTTTAGTGTATTCCTGGCTGGCTGCTTCGTATCTTGAGATTTTGTATAAAGTATCCCCGGTGTTAAAATGTAGTCTCGGGTTTTCAGGCTCATCAATCTGTGCCTCCTGGTATTTGGTCAGGGCTTCCTTATATTTACCCTTTTCAAAGAGGCGGTTGCCTTCCTCAACCTTACCCCTGATAGAGGCA
This window contains:
- a CDS encoding tetratricopeptide repeat protein, giving the protein MDRRIFSIIFIIYFSSLTPYAYASIRGKVEEGNRLFEKGKYKEALTKYQEAQIDEPENPRLHFNTGDTLYKISRYEAASQEYTKAVNSSDPSIQAKTYYNLGNCAYKLGRLSEAITYYKKSLDIDPSDKDAKYNLQFVQQRLKEQPEQPKQGQDKAGQGEQTPRSKEDQKKSDGSDTRADAGKEGEKKEAEKKGKEADKRKEEKGEKEAEPFQEAKEAKMSKEDAERLLEAFKDKEREAQIKRRLMMKQRRGTTEEDW
- a CDS encoding sigma-70 family RNA polymerase sigma factor; the encoded protein is MTRPVKQIQSLPLIKPLPLSPRPSDLELVNQSQAGNPSAFSELVRRYETRIYSLAYNMMGSFEEAEDVLQETFLRVYKSLDGFRGEAGFSTWLYRIATNVCLGRLRKKEPQVSASLDELIATEEGEVPRQIEDWSKNPEEVFLSKEFKSVLSQTITDLPEGYREVLVLRDIEDLKTQEVARILHLSIPAVKSRLHRARLFLREKLSRYFSL
- a CDS encoding type II toxin-antitoxin system PemK/MazF family toxin, with the protein product MCRGEIWFINLDPTVGAEIQKMRPAIIVNDDAIGILPLKVIVPLTDWKDRYTIAPWMVQIEPDAENGLEKTSAADAFQVRSVAQERFVRRLGKLSDTAMQAIIKALAVVLSIEVT